In Nocardia sp. NBC_00403, one DNA window encodes the following:
- a CDS encoding AMP-binding protein yields the protein MTISPIVAHLRSYDDRIAVLCSRSPSAGVTAAGSVADGLQRVTYAQLATLVEEYATQLGPHRRLVALAARNDIDSLVAYLGALSTGSVVLLAAEITEELLDTYDPDVVVDAGAPVSRRAKSGHDLHPDLALLLSTSGSTGSPKLVRLSTTNLMSNASAIAEYLSIGPDDRAATTLPMFYCYGLSVVHSYLLRGASLLLTERSVLDDEFWDQVRSHRVTSFAAVPYTIDLLDRVGFDRMRLPDLRYITQAGGRLAPERVRAYAQLGARSGWDFFVMYGQTEATARMAYLPPELAAEHPECIGVPIPGGRFTLEQVDDDSAAELVYHGPNVMMGYAQSPADLALGHTVEALRTGDLARRTADGLYQVVGRRSRFAKIFGLRIDLQRLESRLATAGFTTNCTESGEHLVIAAQRDADVRSSAQVTATAARLSGLPAAAIRTCPVDELPRLANGKPDYPAIRSLPGAAPSTTRDIRALYADALGLDPATIRPDSSFVDLGGNSLTYVTTSARLERALGRLPADWPALTVAELERIPSGNTTFGRSLDPSTLLRAVGIVLIAGSHIGIFTLWGGAHVLLGVAGFNFARFAVTAAPRAQRLHHALRTAALIAIPTAAWVALTLLFSDYYGWQNVLLLNKILGPHDSDTAGHLWFIEVLVLFMIAAALLVRIPFFDRLERRDPFWFAMVLVAVTLLFRVQSFGLYSAHDVPFSPLACWFFALGWAAAKARTIWQRLLVSAVMLMSVTGYFDIPDVDVADRERLVMAGLLLLFWLPAVRVPALIAGVAAVLADSSLFVYLLHWQVYPLFGHHHVAALLAALGAGVAATRVVAGLRRWPLSRGSALESQDFGRRFLSQFRDQHVSRNRLAGKVIE from the coding sequence GTGACTATTTCCCCGATCGTCGCGCACCTTCGCAGTTATGACGACCGGATCGCCGTCCTCTGCTCTCGATCTCCTTCGGCGGGTGTCACAGCAGCGGGATCGGTGGCGGATGGTTTGCAGCGGGTCACCTATGCGCAGCTGGCGACACTCGTCGAGGAATACGCGACGCAACTGGGACCGCACCGGCGGCTCGTCGCGCTCGCGGCGCGCAACGACATCGATTCGCTCGTCGCGTACCTCGGCGCGCTGAGCACCGGCTCTGTCGTTCTGCTCGCCGCCGAGATCACCGAAGAATTGCTGGATACCTACGATCCGGATGTCGTCGTCGATGCCGGTGCGCCCGTTTCGCGCCGCGCGAAGTCGGGGCACGACCTGCACCCGGATCTCGCGCTGCTGCTGAGCACTTCGGGGTCGACCGGGTCGCCGAAGCTGGTGCGATTGTCCACCACGAATCTGATGTCGAACGCGTCCGCCATCGCCGAGTACCTGTCCATCGGTCCGGACGACCGCGCCGCCACCACGTTGCCGATGTTCTACTGCTACGGGCTCTCGGTCGTACACAGCTATCTCCTGCGCGGCGCGAGCCTGCTGCTCACCGAACGGTCTGTCCTGGACGACGAGTTCTGGGATCAGGTGCGCAGTCACCGTGTGACGTCCTTCGCCGCCGTCCCGTACACGATCGATCTGCTCGACCGGGTCGGCTTCGACCGGATGCGGTTGCCCGATCTGCGCTACATCACGCAGGCGGGCGGGCGTCTTGCGCCCGAGCGAGTGCGCGCCTACGCACAGCTCGGGGCACGTTCGGGCTGGGATTTCTTCGTCATGTACGGCCAGACCGAGGCAACCGCCCGGATGGCCTACCTCCCGCCCGAGCTCGCCGCCGAACACCCGGAGTGCATCGGCGTTCCGATCCCCGGCGGGCGTTTCACCCTGGAGCAGGTGGACGACGACTCCGCGGCCGAGCTCGTCTATCACGGCCCCAACGTGATGATGGGGTACGCGCAGTCCCCCGCTGATCTCGCGCTCGGCCACACCGTCGAGGCGCTGCGGACCGGCGACCTGGCGCGCCGCACCGCCGACGGCCTGTATCAGGTGGTCGGCAGGCGCAGTAGGTTCGCGAAGATCTTCGGCCTGCGCATCGACCTGCAGCGGCTCGAATCACGCTTGGCTACAGCGGGATTCACGACCAATTGCACCGAGAGTGGGGAACACCTGGTGATCGCGGCCCAGCGCGATGCCGATGTCCGCTCGAGCGCCCAGGTCACCGCCACCGCGGCCCGGCTGTCCGGACTGCCCGCCGCCGCCATCCGCACCTGCCCGGTCGACGAACTGCCCCGCCTGGCCAATGGAAAGCCGGACTATCCGGCGATCCGCAGCCTGCCCGGCGCCGCACCGTCGACCACCCGAGACATCCGTGCCCTCTACGCCGACGCGCTCGGCCTCGACCCCGCAACGATCCGACCCGACAGCAGCTTCGTCGATCTCGGTGGCAACTCGCTCACCTACGTGACGACCTCCGCCCGACTCGAACGCGCGCTCGGCAGGCTCCCGGCCGATTGGCCCGCGCTCACCGTCGCCGAGCTCGAACGGATCCCGAGCGGCAACACCACGTTCGGCCGCTCGCTCGACCCCTCGACATTGCTGCGGGCAGTAGGCATCGTGCTGATCGCGGGATCGCACATCGGCATCTTCACTTTGTGGGGCGGTGCACATGTGCTGCTGGGCGTGGCAGGGTTCAACTTCGCCCGCTTCGCGGTGACCGCGGCGCCGCGTGCGCAGCGGCTGCACCACGCGCTGCGCACCGCCGCCCTGATCGCGATTCCGACTGCAGCATGGGTGGCGCTCACGCTGCTGTTCTCCGACTATTACGGTTGGCAGAACGTGTTGCTGCTCAACAAGATTCTCGGGCCGCACGACAGCGACACCGCCGGGCACCTGTGGTTCATCGAGGTGCTGGTGCTGTTCATGATCGCGGCCGCGCTACTGGTTCGCATCCCGTTCTTCGACAGGCTCGAGCGGCGCGATCCGTTCTGGTTCGCCATGGTGCTCGTCGCAGTCACCCTGCTGTTCCGGGTCCAGTCTTTCGGCCTGTACTCCGCGCACGATGTGCCCTTCTCGCCGCTGGCCTGCTGGTTCTTCGCGCTGGGCTGGGCGGCCGCGAAAGCGCGCACGATCTGGCAACGGCTACTGGTGAGCGCAGTCATGCTGATGTCGGTGACGGGCTACTTCGACATTCCCGATGTCGATGTCGCCGATCGGGAGCGCCTCGTCATGGCGGGTCTGCTGCTGTTGTTCTGGCTGCCCGCTGTCCGGGTTCCTGCGCTCATCGCCGGCGTGGCCGCAGTGCTGGCCGACAGCTCACTGTTCGTCTACCTGTTGCACTGGCAGGTGTATCCGCTCTTCGGGCATCACCATGTTGCGGCGTTGCTCGCAGCACTCGGGGCGGGTGTCGCCGCTACAAGGGTGGTAGCGGGCCTGCGGCGATGGCCGTTGTCGAGAGGCTCAGCTCTCGAGAGTCAGGACTTCGGCCGACGCTTCCTGAGCCAGTTTCGCGATCAGCATGTCTCGCGGAATCGTCTGGCCGGCAAAGTGATCGAGTGA
- a CDS encoding arylsulfatase, with protein sequence MAKPFRGLVNLDIRDSIPDWGPYEQPKAPPGSPNVLYIVLDDVGFGALGCYGGPIDTPNIDRIAANGLRYGQWHTTALCSPTRSCLLTGRNHTTNGMACISEAAVGFPGANGHIPPECATLAEVLVEQGFSTAMVGKWHLCAEDEMNLASTKRNWPIGRGFERFYGFLGAETNQWYPDLVHDNHPVEQPATPEQGYHFSVDITDKALDYLGDVKAIAPDRPVFLYYAPGCAHAPHQVPREWADRYRGRFDAGYEAMREQILARQKEMGLVPADTELPPLNPIGTPETRTGPDGKPFPALDYTKPWDTLSDDEKRLFARMAEVYAGFVSHCDDQIGRLLNYLEDIEQLDNTIIVVVSDNGASGEGGPTGSVNENKFANGVPDNLAENLAKLDELGGTKTYNHYPNGWAMAFNTPFKMWKRYSFNGGTADPCIFSWPAGIEARGETRDQYHHAIDVVPTLLDCIGIELPDTVKGYTQHPLQGVSMRYSFDAANIPTAKRTQFYSMLGTRGIWHDGWKAVTTHPAISGWGHFPEDTWELYHCQVDRSELCDLAAEEPVRLAELVGLWFHEAGANQALPLDDRAAVEIVTTPRPQLAPPRNRYVYRPGGAEVPESVAVNIRNRSYSIGALVDIPDPGSAGVLFSHGGRFGGHALYVKANRLHYVYNFLGSEEQKISASEDLPTGENLILAASFEKDGEDPPGTAHGVVSLYYGDRKVGDGRIKTQAGKFSIAGEGLHAGRDSGESVTDDYPGSAPWAFTGGTLKRVAVDVSGEPYVDLEREAVAMLSRE encoded by the coding sequence ATGGCCAAGCCATTCAGAGGTCTCGTCAATCTCGACATTCGCGACTCGATCCCCGACTGGGGACCGTACGAACAACCGAAGGCGCCACCGGGGTCGCCGAACGTGCTGTACATCGTGCTCGACGACGTGGGATTCGGGGCACTGGGCTGCTATGGCGGCCCGATCGACACTCCGAACATCGACCGGATCGCGGCCAACGGTCTGCGCTACGGCCAGTGGCACACCACAGCGCTGTGTTCCCCGACCCGATCCTGCCTGCTGACCGGCCGCAACCACACCACCAACGGCATGGCGTGCATCAGTGAGGCGGCGGTCGGCTTCCCCGGTGCGAACGGGCACATCCCGCCGGAATGCGCCACCCTCGCCGAGGTCCTGGTCGAGCAAGGCTTTTCCACCGCGATGGTCGGCAAATGGCATCTGTGTGCCGAGGACGAGATGAATTTGGCGTCCACCAAAAGGAATTGGCCGATCGGCCGCGGATTCGAGCGCTTCTACGGCTTCCTCGGCGCCGAGACCAACCAGTGGTACCCCGACCTGGTCCACGATAACCATCCCGTCGAGCAGCCCGCCACCCCGGAGCAGGGCTACCACTTCAGTGTCGACATCACCGACAAGGCCCTCGACTACCTCGGAGACGTCAAGGCGATTGCACCGGACCGGCCGGTGTTCCTGTACTACGCGCCCGGCTGCGCCCACGCCCCGCATCAGGTGCCGCGCGAATGGGCAGACCGCTACCGCGGCCGGTTCGACGCCGGCTACGAGGCAATGCGGGAGCAGATCCTGGCGCGGCAGAAGGAGATGGGTCTGGTCCCCGCCGACACCGAGTTGCCGCCGCTGAACCCGATCGGCACTCCCGAGACTCGCACCGGCCCAGATGGGAAACCCTTCCCGGCATTGGACTACACCAAACCGTGGGACACCCTCTCCGACGACGAGAAACGTCTGTTCGCCCGGATGGCCGAGGTGTACGCGGGATTCGTCTCGCACTGCGACGATCAGATCGGTCGGCTGCTGAACTATCTCGAGGACATCGAGCAGCTCGACAACACCATCATCGTGGTGGTCTCCGACAACGGCGCCAGTGGCGAAGGCGGTCCCACCGGGTCGGTCAACGAGAACAAGTTCGCCAACGGTGTTCCGGACAATCTGGCCGAAAATCTCGCCAAACTGGACGAGTTGGGTGGCACCAAGACCTATAACCACTACCCGAACGGGTGGGCGATGGCCTTCAACACCCCGTTCAAGATGTGGAAACGCTACTCGTTCAACGGCGGTACCGCCGACCCGTGCATCTTCTCGTGGCCTGCGGGGATCGAAGCGCGCGGCGAGACCCGGGACCAGTACCACCACGCGATCGACGTGGTCCCGACGTTGTTGGACTGCATCGGCATCGAACTTCCGGACACGGTGAAGGGGTACACCCAGCACCCCCTGCAGGGTGTGAGCATGCGCTACAGCTTCGACGCCGCCAACATCCCCACCGCCAAGCGCACCCAGTTCTATTCGATGCTTGGCACCCGGGGTATCTGGCACGACGGCTGGAAGGCCGTCACCACCCATCCCGCGATCAGCGGCTGGGGCCACTTCCCGGAGGACACCTGGGAGCTCTACCACTGCCAGGTGGACCGATCGGAGCTTTGCGATCTCGCCGCCGAGGAGCCCGTGCGGCTCGCCGAGCTGGTTGGGTTGTGGTTCCACGAAGCCGGTGCGAACCAGGCGTTGCCGCTCGACGATCGCGCCGCCGTCGAGATCGTCACCACCCCGCGTCCGCAGCTCGCGCCGCCTCGAAACCGGTACGTCTACCGACCCGGTGGAGCCGAGGTGCCCGAGTCCGTCGCGGTCAACATCCGCAACCGTTCGTACTCGATCGGCGCGCTTGTCGACATCCCCGACCCGGGCTCGGCCGGGGTGTTGTTCTCCCATGGCGGCCGGTTCGGCGGGCACGCCCTGTATGTCAAGGCCAATCGGCTGCACTACGTCTACAACTTCCTCGGCAGCGAGGAGCAGAAGATCAGCGCGTCCGAGGACCTGCCAACCGGGGAGAACCTGATCCTGGCGGCCTCGTTCGAGAAGGACGGTGAGGATCCGCCCGGCACCGCGCACGGCGTCGTCAGCCTTTACTACGGTGACCGCAAAGTCGGTGACGGACGGATCAAAACCCAGGCCGGCAAGTTCAGTATCGCTGGCGAGGGTCTGCACGCCGGCCGCGACAGCGGGGAATCGGTCACCGACGACTACCCCGGATCCGCTCCTTGGGCGTTCACCGGTGGCACCTTGAAACGGGTGGCGGTGGATGTCAGCGGCGAACCCTACGTCGACCTCGAACGCGAAGCCGTCGCCATGCTCTCGCGCGAATGA
- the metH gene encoding methionine synthase, translating to MSASIPAEFDTTLLDTLSRRVVIGDGAMGTMLQAADLTLDDFRGLEGCNEILNDTRPDVLRDIHRAYFEAGADAVETNTFGCNLPNLADYDIADRIRDLSERGTRLAREVADEMGPSADGTPRYVLGSMGPGTKLPTLGHAPYVALRDAYGEAALGMLDGGADAILIETCQDLLQVKAAVTGSQRAMAKLGRRIPIITHVTVETTGTMLVGSEIGAALSALEPLGIDMIGLNCATGPDEMSEHLRHLSRHAQVPVSVMPNAGLPILGAHGAEYPLTPEELAIALRGFVSEFGLALVGGCCGTTPEHIRQVTAAVREVEPTLPPINARRTPVHEPSVSSMYTAVPFEQDASILMIGERTNANGSKAFREAMLAEDWQKCLDIAKDQTRDGAHMLDLCVDYVGRDGTKDMEALASRLATASTLPIMLDSTETPVLQAGLEHLGGRCAVNSVNYEDGDGPDSRFQQTMKLVAEHGAAVVALTIDEEGQARTAETKVAIAERLIADITGNWGVRESDIIIDTLTFTLGTGQEESRRDGIETIEAIRLLKSKHPEVQTTLGLSNISFGLNPAARQVLNSVFMHECVQAGLDSAIVHASKILPMARIPDEQRATALDLVYDRRTEDYDPLQKLMGLFEGVSTSSSRASRAEELAALPLFERLARRIVDGERNGMEDDLNVAMQEVPPLQIINETLLSGMKTVGELFGSGQMQLPFVLQSAEVMKAAVAHLEPHMEATDDSGKGRIVLATVKGDVHDIGKNLVDIILSNNGYEVVNLGIKQPIATILDAAVDKKADVIGMSGLLVKSTVVMKENLQELNSKGVAEQFPVLLGGAALTRGYVENDLTEVYEGDVHYARDAFEGLRLMDDIMTRKRGGGIDPDSPEAIAEREKAAERKARHERSKRIAEQRKAVEVPVEVPARSDVAADLPVPVPPFWGTRVVKGLSLQEYSGLLDERALFLGQWGLRGQRGGEGPGYEELVETEGRPRLRYWLDRLSTESVLQHAAVVYGYFPAVSEGDDVIVLTEPSPDAPERYRFTFPRQQRDRFLCIADFIRSRKQAKQTGQVDVLPFQLVTMGQPIADFANELFAADNYRDYLEVHGIGVQLTEALAEYWHRRVREELVLEGHSVAESDPADVQDYFKLGYRGARYSFGYGACPELEDRAKLVDLLEAGRIGVVLSEELQLHPEQSTDAFVLLHPEAKYFNA from the coding sequence ATGTCTGCGTCCATTCCCGCTGAGTTCGATACCACGCTTCTCGACACGCTCAGCCGGCGTGTTGTGATCGGCGATGGCGCGATGGGCACCATGTTGCAGGCGGCGGATCTGACACTCGACGACTTCCGCGGGCTCGAGGGGTGTAACGAGATCCTCAACGACACTCGCCCGGATGTGCTGCGCGATATTCATCGCGCGTACTTCGAGGCGGGCGCCGACGCGGTAGAGACCAATACCTTCGGCTGCAATCTGCCGAATCTGGCCGACTACGACATCGCGGACCGAATTCGCGATCTGTCCGAGCGTGGGACCCGGCTGGCGCGCGAGGTCGCCGACGAGATGGGGCCGAGCGCCGACGGCACGCCGCGGTATGTGCTCGGGTCGATGGGGCCCGGCACCAAGCTGCCCACCCTGGGTCACGCCCCGTACGTCGCGCTGCGCGATGCCTACGGCGAGGCCGCGCTCGGCATGCTCGACGGCGGCGCCGATGCCATTCTGATCGAGACCTGTCAGGACCTGCTGCAGGTGAAGGCCGCGGTGACCGGCAGCCAACGCGCGATGGCGAAGCTGGGCAGGCGGATTCCGATCATCACCCACGTCACCGTGGAAACCACCGGAACCATGCTGGTCGGCAGCGAGATCGGCGCGGCGCTGAGCGCGCTGGAGCCGCTCGGCATCGACATGATCGGGTTGAACTGCGCGACCGGACCGGATGAGATGAGCGAGCATCTGCGCCATCTGTCCCGGCACGCGCAGGTGCCGGTGTCGGTGATGCCGAACGCGGGCCTGCCGATCCTCGGCGCGCACGGCGCGGAGTACCCGCTGACGCCCGAAGAATTGGCAATCGCGTTGCGCGGCTTCGTTTCCGAGTTCGGGCTCGCGCTGGTCGGCGGTTGCTGCGGCACCACGCCCGAGCACATCCGTCAGGTCACCGCGGCGGTGCGCGAGGTCGAACCGACGCTGCCACCCATCAATGCTCGCCGTACGCCAGTGCACGAGCCGAGTGTGTCGAGTATGTACACGGCGGTGCCGTTCGAGCAGGACGCCAGCATCTTGATGATCGGTGAGCGCACGAACGCCAACGGCTCCAAGGCTTTCCGCGAGGCGATGCTCGCAGAGGACTGGCAGAAGTGCTTGGACATCGCCAAGGATCAGACCCGCGACGGCGCCCACATGCTCGACCTGTGCGTCGACTACGTCGGCCGTGACGGCACCAAGGACATGGAGGCGCTGGCCAGCAGGCTGGCGACGGCATCGACACTGCCGATCATGCTCGACTCCACGGAAACACCGGTGCTGCAGGCCGGTTTGGAGCATCTCGGTGGCCGCTGCGCGGTGAACTCGGTGAACTACGAGGACGGCGACGGCCCGGATTCGCGCTTCCAGCAGACGATGAAGCTGGTCGCCGAGCACGGCGCCGCCGTGGTCGCGCTGACCATCGACGAGGAAGGCCAGGCCCGTACCGCCGAGACGAAGGTGGCGATCGCCGAGCGGCTCATTGCCGACATCACCGGTAACTGGGGTGTGCGCGAGAGCGACATCATCATCGACACGCTGACCTTCACCCTCGGTACCGGTCAGGAGGAGTCGCGCCGCGACGGCATCGAAACCATCGAGGCCATCCGGTTGCTCAAGAGCAAGCACCCCGAGGTGCAGACGACTCTCGGCCTGTCGAACATCTCCTTCGGCCTGAATCCCGCGGCCCGTCAGGTGCTGAACTCGGTGTTCATGCACGAATGTGTCCAGGCCGGACTGGATTCCGCGATCGTGCACGCCTCGAAGATCCTGCCGATGGCGCGCATCCCTGACGAGCAGCGCGCAACAGCACTGGATCTGGTGTACGACCGCCGCACCGAGGATTACGACCCGCTGCAGAAGCTGATGGGACTGTTCGAGGGGGTGTCGACGTCATCCTCGCGCGCCTCGCGTGCCGAGGAACTGGCCGCGCTGCCGCTGTTCGAGCGCCTCGCCCGGCGCATCGTGGACGGCGAGCGCAACGGCATGGAAGACGATCTGAACGTGGCGATGCAAGAGGTGCCGCCGCTGCAGATCATCAACGAAACACTGCTGTCGGGCATGAAGACGGTCGGTGAGCTCTTCGGTTCCGGCCAGATGCAGCTGCCGTTCGTGCTGCAGTCGGCCGAAGTGATGAAGGCGGCTGTCGCGCACCTGGAGCCGCATATGGAGGCCACCGACGACAGCGGCAAGGGCCGCATCGTGCTGGCCACCGTCAAGGGCGATGTGCACGACATCGGCAAGAACCTGGTCGACATCATCCTGTCGAACAACGGCTACGAGGTGGTGAACCTCGGCATCAAGCAGCCCATCGCGACCATCCTGGACGCGGCCGTGGACAAGAAGGCCGACGTGATCGGCATGTCCGGGCTGCTGGTGAAGTCGACGGTGGTGATGAAGGAGAACCTGCAAGAGCTCAACTCCAAGGGTGTTGCCGAGCAGTTCCCCGTGCTGCTGGGTGGTGCGGCGCTGACCCGCGGCTATGTCGAGAACGACCTGACCGAGGTATACGAGGGCGACGTGCACTACGCCCGCGACGCGTTCGAAGGCCTGCGGCTGATGGACGACATCATGACCCGCAAGCGCGGCGGCGGTATCGACCCCGACAGCCCGGAGGCGATCGCGGAGCGCGAGAAGGCCGCCGAACGCAAGGCTCGCCACGAGCGTTCCAAGCGCATCGCCGAACAGCGCAAGGCGGTCGAGGTGCCGGTCGAGGTGCCCGCACGCTCGGATGTGGCCGCGGATCTGCCGGTGCCGGTGCCGCCGTTCTGGGGCACCCGCGTGGTGAAAGGTCTTTCGCTGCAGGAATATTCGGGGCTACTCGACGAGCGCGCGCTGTTCCTCGGCCAGTGGGGTCTGCGCGGCCAGCGCGGCGGCGAGGGGCCAGGCTATGAGGAACTGGTGGAGACCGAGGGCAGGCCGCGGCTGCGGTACTGGCTCGACCGGCTCAGCACCGAGAGCGTGCTGCAGCATGCCGCGGTGGTGTACGGATACTTCCCCGCCGTATCCGAGGGCGATGACGTCATCGTGCTGACCGAGCCGAGTCCGGATGCGCCGGAACGGTATCGGTTCACTTTCCCGCGTCAGCAGCGCGACCGCTTTCTCTGCATCGCTGACTTCATTCGCTCCCGCAAGCAGGCGAAACAGACCGGCCAGGTGGACGTGCTGCCGTTCCAGCTGGTCACCATGGGCCAGCCGATCGCCGACTTCGCCAATGAACTGTTCGCCGCCGACAACTACCGCGACTACCTCGAGGTGCACGGCATCGGCGTGCAGCTCACCGAGGCGCTGGCCGAGTACTGGCACCGCCGCGTCCGCGAAGAGTTGGTTCTGGAAGGGCACTCGGTCGCCGAATCCGACCCGGCGGACGTGCAGGACTACTTCAAACTCGGCTACCGCGGCGCTCGCTACTCCTTCGGCTATGGCGCCTGCCCCGAATTGGAAGACCGCGCGAAGCTGGTGGACCTGCTGGAAGCCGGTCGCATCGGGGTGGTGCTCTCCGAAGAGTTGCAGTTGCATCCTGAGCAGTCGACCGACGCGTTCGTGCTGCTGCATCCAGAGGCGAAGTACTTCAACGCCTGA
- a CDS encoding formylglycine-generating enzyme family protein: MTRTAPKNMEWIPGGTFWMGSQNFYPEESPVHQATVDGFWMDTHPVTVAEFRRFMKDTGYVTTAETPPEPAQHPEADPSLLVPGSLVFTPTPGPVPLDDYWRWWSFTPGADWRHPQGPGSSLDGRQRHPVTQVSWFDASAYVRWAGKQLPTEAEWEFAARGGLDRQPFVWGATHEPGGRRGANVWQGRFPWENLNGDGVAGTSPVGRFPSNGYRLSDMAGNVWEWTVDYYTADHSEAGKTGATAAACCIPANPRQAVAPSPEPGEPYARRVIKGGSYLCAPNYCLRYRPAARQGQTEETSTCHIGFRCIIRP; encoded by the coding sequence ATGACGCGTACGGCTCCGAAGAACATGGAGTGGATCCCGGGCGGGACTTTCTGGATGGGATCCCAAAACTTCTATCCGGAAGAAAGTCCCGTTCATCAGGCCACCGTGGATGGTTTCTGGATGGATACCCATCCGGTGACGGTGGCGGAGTTCCGGCGGTTCATGAAGGACACCGGATACGTCACCACCGCAGAAACACCGCCAGAACCGGCGCAACACCCGGAAGCAGACCCGTCGTTGCTGGTGCCCGGTTCCTTGGTGTTCACCCCCACCCCAGGACCGGTGCCGCTCGATGACTACTGGCGCTGGTGGTCGTTTACGCCGGGTGCGGATTGGCGCCATCCGCAGGGACCCGGCAGCAGTCTCGATGGAAGGCAACGCCATCCGGTCACCCAAGTGTCCTGGTTCGACGCCTCGGCCTACGTCCGGTGGGCCGGCAAGCAATTGCCGACCGAAGCAGAGTGGGAATTCGCCGCCCGGGGTGGCCTGGACCGGCAACCGTTCGTATGGGGCGCAACGCACGAACCTGGTGGCAGGCGCGGCGCCAACGTCTGGCAGGGCCGGTTTCCCTGGGAGAACCTCAATGGGGACGGCGTCGCGGGCACGTCGCCGGTGGGCCGGTTCCCGTCGAACGGCTATCGACTCAGCGATATGGCGGGCAATGTGTGGGAGTGGACGGTGGACTACTACACCGCCGACCACTCCGAGGCGGGGAAGACCGGCGCAACGGCAGCTGCCTGCTGCATTCCCGCCAACCCACGCCAGGCCGTTGCGCCTTCGCCCGAGCCCGGCGAGCCATACGCACGTCGTGTTATCAAAGGCGGCTCGTACCTGTGTGCGCCGAACTACTGCCTGCGATATCGACCTGCGGCGCGTCAGGGCCAGACCGAGGAGACCTCCACATGTCACATCGGCTTCCGATGCATCATCAGACCGTGA
- a CDS encoding PAC2 family protein → MSGVNSSESPVSPEPELPTLRDPVLVAAFEGWNDAGDAASGAVEHLELIWDAEPLAELDSEDYYDYQVNRPTVRQVDGVTREIQWPSTMLSVCSPPGSDRDVVLLRGIEPNMRWRSFCSDLLEFIEQLGVQTVVILGALLADTPHTRPVPVTGSAYSKEAAERFNLEQTRYEGPTGITGVLQDQCVKAGVPAVSFWAAVPHYVSQPPNPKATIALLHRVEDVLDIEVPLGELPKQAEDWEVAVNEMTVGDDEISEYVRSLEERGDAAVDVNDAMAKIDGDAIAAEFEKYLRRRGPGSFGL, encoded by the coding sequence CTGAGCGGGGTGAACTCCAGTGAATCCCCGGTGTCACCCGAGCCGGAACTGCCCACTTTGCGGGATCCGGTGCTCGTCGCCGCCTTCGAGGGCTGGAACGATGCGGGTGACGCGGCCAGTGGCGCTGTCGAGCATCTGGAACTGATCTGGGATGCCGAGCCGCTTGCCGAACTCGATTCCGAGGACTACTACGACTACCAGGTCAATCGGCCGACCGTGCGTCAGGTCGACGGTGTGACCAGGGAAATCCAGTGGCCCTCGACCATGCTGTCGGTGTGCTCGCCGCCGGGCAGCGATCGTGACGTGGTGCTGCTGCGCGGCATCGAGCCGAACATGCGCTGGCGCAGCTTCTGTTCGGACCTGCTCGAGTTCATCGAACAACTCGGCGTACAGACTGTGGTCATTCTCGGTGCGCTGCTCGCCGACACCCCGCACACCCGCCCGGTTCCCGTCACCGGCTCGGCCTATAGCAAGGAAGCGGCCGAACGGTTCAATCTGGAACAGACCCGCTATGAGGGCCCGACCGGGATCACCGGAGTACTGCAGGATCAGTGCGTGAAGGCGGGAGTGCCCGCGGTATCGTTCTGGGCCGCTGTGCCGCACTACGTCTCACAGCCGCCGAATCCGAAGGCGACCATCGCCCTGCTGCACCGTGTCGAGGACGTCCTCGACATCGAAGTGCCCCTCGGCGAACTGCCCAAGCAGGCCGAGGACTGGGAGGTCGCGGTCAACGAGATGACCGTCGGCGACGACGAGATCAGCGAGTACGTGCGCTCGCTCGAGGAACGTGGCGACGCGGCAGTCGATGTGAACGACGCGATGGCCAAGATCGATGGCGATGCTATCGCCGCCGAGTTCGAAAAGTACCTGCGCAGGCGTGGTCCTGGCAGTTTCGGGCTGTAA